In Romboutsia lituseburensis, a genomic segment contains:
- the rpsR gene encoding 30S ribosomal protein S18 has product MINKKRRKKKRVCQFCASKDARIDYKNTQRLQKYVTERGKILPRRISGTCAKHQRELTVAIKRARNIALLPYTLD; this is encoded by the coding sequence ATGATAAACAAGAAGAGACGTAAGAAAAAGAGAGTTTGTCAATTCTGTGCTTCTAAAGACGCTAGAATAGATTACAAAAACACTCAAAGATTACAAAAATACGTAACTGAAAGAGGTAAAATATTACCAAGAAGAATCTCTGGAACTTGTGCTAAGCACCAAAGAGAATTAACAGTTGCAATAAAAAGAGCTAGAAACATAGCACTTTTACCATATACATTAGACTAA
- a CDS encoding PLP-dependent aminotransferase family protein, giving the protein MAIKFAKRMDKLKGSEIRELLKLTEKPEVISFAGGLPAPELFPVEEMKKISTLVLEEAGTAALQYSTTEGFQPLREHIADRMNSKNKTNVNKDDILITNGSQQGLDFAGKVFLDEGDVVLCESPSYLGALNAFKAYSPKFIEIPTDKNGMIMEELEKVLATTDRVKMIYVIPDFQNPTGRTWPLERRKKFMEIIEKYEIPVVEDNPYGELRFEGENLPSLKSMDKKGLIIFLGSFSKIFCPGYRIGWTCASHEILQKFIFVKQGADLQASTISQREVSKFMDIYDLDAHVEKLKEVYSRRRDLMLKTMKEELPEGLEYTHPEGGLFTWVELPGDLNSKVIMEDCVKNNVAYVPGGSFFPNGGKENCFRLNYSTATDDQIVEGIKRLGVVLRKHMEVETTEA; this is encoded by the coding sequence ATGGCTATTAAATTTGCAAAGAGAATGGATAAGTTAAAGGGATCAGAAATACGTGAGCTTTTAAAACTTACAGAGAAACCAGAAGTTATATCTTTTGCGGGAGGCTTACCAGCTCCAGAGCTATTTCCAGTAGAAGAAATGAAAAAAATATCAACTTTAGTTTTAGAAGAAGCAGGAACAGCAGCTTTACAATACTCTACAACAGAAGGATTCCAACCTTTAAGAGAGCATATAGCTGATAGAATGAATAGTAAAAATAAAACGAATGTAAATAAAGATGATATATTAATAACTAATGGATCTCAACAAGGTTTAGACTTTGCAGGTAAAGTTTTCTTAGATGAAGGGGACGTAGTTTTATGTGAAAGCCCATCTTATTTAGGGGCATTAAATGCTTTCAAAGCATATTCTCCAAAATTCATAGAAATACCAACAGATAAGAATGGTATGATAATGGAAGAATTAGAGAAAGTATTAGCAACTACAGATAGAGTCAAAATGATATATGTAATACCTGATTTCCAAAACCCAACAGGAAGAACATGGCCACTTGAAAGACGTAAAAAATTCATGGAAATCATAGAAAAATATGAAATACCAGTTGTAGAAGATAATCCTTATGGAGAATTAAGATTTGAAGGTGAAAATTTACCATCTTTAAAATCAATGGATAAAAAAGGATTAATAATTTTCTTAGGAAGTTTTTCAAAAATATTCTGTCCAGGATATAGAATAGGCTGGACATGCGCATCTCATGAAATATTACAGAAATTTATATTCGTTAAGCAAGGAGCAGACCTACAAGCATCTACTATATCACAAAGAGAAGTAAGCAAATTTATGGATATATATGATTTAGACGCACACGTTGAAAAATTAAAAGAAGTATATAGTAGACGTAGAGATTTAATGTTAAAAACTATGAAAGAAGAATTACCAGAAGGATTAGAATATACTCATCCAGAAGGCGGATTATTTACTTGGGTAGAGTTACCAGGTGATTTAAATTCTAAAGTTATAATGGAAGATTGTGTTAAGAATAATGTTGCATATGTTCCAGGAGGATCTTTCTTCCCTAATGGAGGAAAAGAAAACTGCTTTAGATTAAACTACTCAACTGCAACAGACGATCAGATAGTTGAAGGTATAAAGAGATTAGGGGTAGTTTTAAGAAAGCATATGGAAGTAGAAACAACAGAAGCTTAA
- the rpsF gene encoding 30S ribosomal protein S6 yields MRNYELVFVVKPNADEEAREAVLNKVKEVVATEGEVVKVDVWGTKKLAYPIAKFNEGHYVLVNFNAGVDVPKEIDRNLKINENVIRHMIVVA; encoded by the coding sequence ATGAGAAATTATGAATTAGTTTTCGTAGTAAAGCCAAACGCTGATGAAGAAGCAAGAGAAGCTGTACTTAACAAAGTTAAGGAAGTTGTTGCTACTGAAGGTGAAGTTGTAAAGGTTGACGTATGGGGTACTAAGAAATTAGCTTATCCAATAGCTAAGTTCAATGAAGGTCACTACGTATTAGTTAACTTCAACGCTGGTGTTGACGTTCCTAAAGAAATAGACAGAAACTTAAAGATAAACGAAAACGTAATAAGACACATGATAGTTGTTGCTTAA
- a CDS encoding DHH family phosphoesterase: MRNKPTFKMNMPEINVYILIIGLASTALLFYNIYVGCVFFFIFLYIVSHNWRVTNIRRKEWTKYIQNLSLDIDETTKKAIMNLPIPLCILEFDGSISWYNNKFHEMTDSSELLGVNIDDIVKNLNLRKVLNENKEMYTEITYKDKEYTIVYNVIKNDKEKNAKYLMMLYWLDKTEYLNLERSYNEEKNALMLIQVDGYDDVLKSATEEKRPLINVEIEKILTALELNSKGALKRTSKDKFFLVLNRKELKKLESEKFSILDKVREIDHGNTLPVTISMGIGVDGDTINENIKLASGALDLALGRGGDQAVIKTKDKFVFYGGKSKAVEKTTKVKSRLIGHALREVILESEQVYIMGHKYPDMDAMGSAVGIYDICKSCNRPANIVLDSSNDSIDEFVKRLKASEYYKNLFIDHEDAIKNCTRNTLVIVVDTHRPNYTECQELLGISDKIVVIDHHRRGVEFINDTVLLFHEIYVSSTCEMVTELVQYMENNVKINKLTAEGLLAGISLDTKNFAFKTGVRTFEAASYLKKVGADTIEVKKLFNSDIKDFITKAEIIQSTKIINDNICLAYTETEADNINIVIAQAADELLNIKEVEASFVLGRKDNKVFISARSLGKINVHVLMEKLGGGGHIDIAGAQLKDVSIETAYSMVKDIIYECLKEEE, translated from the coding sequence ATGAGGAATAAACCGACCTTTAAAATGAATATGCCGGAAATAAATGTGTACATTCTTATTATAGGTTTAGCTAGTACAGCTTTACTTTTTTATAATATTTATGTAGGATGTGTATTCTTCTTTATTTTCCTATATATAGTATCTCATAACTGGAGGGTAACTAATATAAGGAGAAAAGAATGGACTAAATACATTCAAAATTTATCTCTAGACATAGATGAAACAACAAAAAAGGCTATAATGAATCTTCCTATACCTCTATGTATCCTTGAATTTGATGGCAGTATTTCTTGGTATAATAATAAATTTCATGAAATGACTGATTCATCAGAATTATTGGGTGTAAATATAGATGATATAGTGAAAAATTTAAATTTAAGAAAAGTTTTAAATGAAAATAAAGAAATGTACACAGAAATAACATATAAGGATAAAGAGTATACAATAGTCTATAATGTTATAAAAAATGATAAAGAAAAAAATGCTAAATACTTAATGATGCTATACTGGCTAGATAAAACAGAATATCTAAATCTAGAAAGAAGCTATAATGAAGAGAAAAATGCATTGATGTTAATACAAGTTGATGGATATGATGATGTACTAAAAAGTGCCACAGAGGAAAAGAGACCTTTAATAAATGTTGAAATAGAAAAGATTTTAACAGCTTTAGAACTTAACTCTAAAGGTGCTTTGAAAAGAACATCAAAGGATAAGTTCTTCCTTGTATTAAATAGAAAAGAACTTAAAAAATTAGAAAGTGAAAAATTCTCTATCTTAGATAAGGTAAGAGAAATTGATCATGGAAATACACTTCCTGTAACTATAAGTATGGGAATAGGTGTAGATGGAGATACAATAAATGAGAATATAAAGCTTGCATCAGGAGCACTAGACTTAGCTTTAGGTAGAGGTGGAGATCAAGCTGTTATAAAAACTAAAGATAAATTTGTTTTCTATGGTGGAAAATCTAAAGCGGTAGAAAAAACTACAAAGGTAAAATCAAGACTTATAGGCCATGCTCTAAGAGAAGTTATACTAGAAAGTGAACAAGTATACATAATGGGACATAAGTATCCAGATATGGATGCTATGGGATCTGCAGTAGGTATATATGATATATGTAAATCATGTAATAGACCGGCCAATATAGTATTAGACAGTTCAAATGATTCAATTGACGAATTTGTAAAAAGATTAAAAGCATCAGAATACTACAAGAACTTATTTATAGATCATGAAGATGCTATAAAAAACTGTACAAGAAATACCCTAGTTATCGTTGTGGATACACATAGGCCGAATTATACGGAGTGCCAAGAATTATTAGGTATATCTGATAAAATAGTAGTTATAGATCATCACAGAAGAGGTGTAGAGTTTATAAATGATACAGTTCTTTTATTCCATGAGATATATGTATCGTCTACATGTGAGATGGTAACTGAATTGGTTCAATACATGGAAAACAATGTTAAGATAAATAAACTAACAGCAGAAGGTCTTTTAGCAGGTATAAGTTTAGACACTAAGAATTTTGCATTTAAGACTGGAGTAAGAACTTTTGAAGCAGCATCATACCTAAAAAAGGTTGGAGCTGATACGATAGAGGTTAAGAAGCTGTTTAACTCAGATATTAAAGACTTTATAACTAAAGCTGAAATAATACAAAGCACTAAAATTATAAATGATAATATATGTTTAGCATACACAGAAACTGAAGCAGATAATATCAACATAGTAATAGCACAAGCTGCAGATGAGTTGTTAAATATAAAAGAAGTAGAGGCATCATTCGTTCTAGGTAGAAAAGATAATAAAGTATTTATAAGTGCAAGATCATTAGGAAAAATAAATGTACATGTACTTATGGAGAAGCTAGGCGGAGGAGGGCATATAGATATAGCAGGAGCCCAACTTAAAGATGTTTCAATAGAAACTGCATACTCAATGGTAAAAGATATTATATATGAATGTTTGAAGGAGGAAGAATAA
- a CDS encoding single-stranded DNA-binding protein — MNHVVLVGRLTRDPELRYIAGSGTPVANFAIAVDREFSGKDGKRETDFIDIQVWGKSAENCANYIGKGSLVAIQGSIRIDSYQTQNGETRRATRVNANRVQFLDTRNKSESSYKGNHQGFEPDFSPSFEPQGLDPQGFQAIDDDDIPF; from the coding sequence ATGAACCATGTTGTTTTAGTGGGTAGATTAACGAGGGATCCTGAGTTAAGATACATCGCAGGAAGTGGAACTCCTGTTGCAAACTTTGCAATAGCTGTTGATAGAGAATTCAGTGGCAAGGATGGTAAAAGAGAAACTGACTTTATAGATATACAAGTTTGGGGTAAATCTGCAGAGAATTGCGCTAACTATATAGGTAAAGGAAGTTTAGTTGCTATACAAGGTTCTATAAGAATCGATAGCTACCAAACTCAAAACGGAGAAACTAGAAGAGCTACTAGAGTTAATGCTAACAGAGTACAATTCTTAGATACTAGAAATAAATCTGAAAGTTCATATAAAGGAAATCATCAAGGATTTGAACCGGATTTCAGTCCAAGTTTTGAGCCTCAAGGATTAGATCCTCAAGGATTCCAAGCTATAGATGATGACGATATACCATTCTAA
- the rplI gene encoding 50S ribosomal protein L9, which yields MKVILLKDVKGTGKKGEVKEVSDGYARNFLLAKKLAVVADNTSMKELNEKNKSQEIKAQKEYEAAVELGKQMEELNVVIYSKAGDGGRLFGSITSKEIAEQIKKQHSIEVDKRKISLDEPIRVLGSRMVDIKIHQKVTTKMRVDVKEKQ from the coding sequence ATGAAAGTTATATTATTAAAAGACGTTAAAGGAACTGGGAAAAAAGGCGAAGTTAAAGAAGTTAGTGATGGATACGCAAGAAACTTCCTATTAGCTAAAAAATTAGCAGTAGTAGCTGATAATACATCAATGAAAGAGTTAAACGAAAAAAATAAATCTCAAGAAATAAAAGCTCAAAAAGAATATGAAGCAGCAGTAGAGTTAGGTAAGCAAATGGAAGAATTAAATGTAGTTATATACTCTAAAGCTGGTGATGGTGGAAGATTATTTGGATCAATAACTTCAAAAGAAATAGCAGAGCAAATAAAAAAACAACACAGTATAGAAGTAGATAAAAGAAAGATATCTTTAGACGAACCAATAAGAGTATTAGGTTCAAGAATGGTAGATATAAAAATACATCAAAAAGTAACTACTAAAATGAGAGTAGATGTAAAAGAAAAACAATAA
- the dnaB gene encoding replicative DNA helicase yields MEDMTRIPPHSVESEQSILGSILLDKDAMITVSETIKPDDFYKEAHKIIYECMIVLSNKGEPIDLITLTEELRKQGHLDDVGGISYITSLSTIVPTTSNVKFYADIVKEKSVLRKLIKASNDIINLGYDGATKIEDVLDKAEKKIFDISQEKASDDFKSINLVLMDTYDMIEHLYSSKAEITGITTGFKDLNKKINGLQRTDLILLAARPAMGKTAFSLNLVQNAALKGDASVAVFSLEMSKEQLVQRMLSSQANVELKKLKTGKLGENDWPRIIDAMAVLSNAKIYIDDTPGIKISELRSKCRKLKIEQGLDLILIDYLQLMEGEGNNESRQQEISKISRSLKIIAKELNCPVVALSQLSRAPEQRSDHRPMLSDLRESGAIEQDADIVMFLYRDEYYHPDSERKNIGEVIIAKNRHGETGAVELVWLGEVQKFADKSRDM; encoded by the coding sequence ATGGAGGATATGACAAGAATTCCTCCGCATAGTGTGGAATCAGAGCAGTCAATATTAGGATCGATATTACTTGATAAAGATGCGATGATAACTGTAAGTGAAACTATAAAACCAGATGATTTTTATAAAGAAGCTCACAAAATCATATATGAATGCATGATAGTATTAAGTAATAAGGGTGAACCTATAGACCTAATAACTTTAACTGAAGAGTTAAGAAAGCAAGGACATTTAGATGATGTTGGAGGAATAAGTTATATTACAAGCCTTTCAACTATCGTACCAACTACATCAAACGTAAAGTTTTATGCTGATATAGTAAAAGAGAAATCTGTCCTTAGAAAGCTTATAAAGGCTTCTAATGACATAATAAACTTAGGGTATGATGGAGCAACAAAAATCGAAGATGTATTAGATAAAGCAGAAAAGAAAATATTTGATATATCACAAGAAAAAGCAAGTGATGATTTTAAATCGATAAATTTAGTACTTATGGATACTTATGATATGATAGAGCATCTGTATAGCAGTAAAGCTGAAATAACAGGTATTACAACTGGATTTAAAGATTTAAATAAAAAGATAAATGGACTACAAAGAACAGACCTGATATTATTGGCAGCACGTCCTGCAATGGGAAAAACTGCATTTTCACTAAATCTTGTACAAAATGCTGCCTTAAAAGGTGATGCATCTGTAGCTGTATTTAGTCTAGAGATGTCTAAAGAGCAGTTAGTTCAGCGTATGTTATCATCACAAGCTAATGTTGAACTTAAAAAGTTAAAAACAGGTAAATTAGGAGAAAATGACTGGCCTAGAATAATTGATGCTATGGCCGTTTTATCAAATGCAAAGATATATATAGATGATACTCCTGGTATAAAGATATCAGAGCTAAGGTCTAAGTGTAGAAAGCTAAAGATCGAACAAGGTCTAGATTTGATACTTATAGATTACCTTCAACTTATGGAAGGTGAAGGTAATAATGAAAGTAGACAACAAGAAATTTCTAAAATATCGAGATCATTAAAAATAATAGCGAAAGAATTGAATTGTCCAGTTGTTGCACTTTCTCAGTTATCTCGTGCTCCTGAGCAAAGATCTGATCATAGACCAATGTTATCAGACTTAAGAGAATCTGGAGCCATAGAACAGGATGCAGATATAGTTATGTTTTTATATAGAGATGAGTATTATCATCCTGATTCTGAACGAAAAAATATTGGAGAAGTTATAATAGCAAAGAATAGACATGGAGAAACCGGAGCTGTAGAATTAGTATGGCTTGGAGAAGTTCAAAAATTTGCAGATAAATCAAGAGATATGTAG
- a CDS encoding DUF951 domain-containing protein: protein MPMNLNIGDIVEMKKQHACGCKEFEITRIGMDIKIRCTQCSRMIMLDRETLEKRVKKIVTSK from the coding sequence ATGCCTATGAATCTTAATATAGGAGATATAGTTGAAATGAAAAAGCAACATGCATGTGGTTGCAAAGAATTTGAAATAACTAGAATAGGAATGGATATAAAAATAAGATGTACACAATGCTCTAGAATGATAATGTTAGACAGAGAAACATTAGAAAAAAGAGTAAAAAAAATAGTAACTTCTAAATAA
- a CDS encoding YybS family protein yields the protein MNNKVKLSQASMIVTLGILLALMTAYIPFLGILVLVIPVPYAIIGTLTDNKYSVLALIATFFILMFTTSPVYAVSISIVNAFPGIVIGRTARVYINGESNNKFEPIYMGIIAVVVSIIIFYLVSNFVFGTNILDNFIKMMKEAVNFQPSILENAGLGLSEGIKVEDFLDLVTNMIPAMLFLQGIVLAFVIYYMEVFILRRTRQLKLQAPKFADFYLPGNAIVTSLMLYLLVLLIDMMGIKLHTDLIMMNLQLVFNFLFIIQGIAVAVYYVKKWFKQNQIKNVFISGLILSIFGFIGVTFVGMLDSIIDFRKVRSDKSI from the coding sequence TTGAATAATAAAGTAAAACTATCTCAAGCATCTATGATAGTTACACTGGGGATATTACTAGCGCTGATGACAGCATATATACCTTTTTTAGGGATATTAGTATTAGTAATACCTGTTCCTTATGCAATCATAGGAACTTTAACGGATAATAAGTATTCAGTATTGGCTTTAATAGCAACATTTTTTATTCTTATGTTTACTACAAGTCCTGTATATGCGGTAAGTATAAGTATAGTAAATGCATTCCCTGGAATAGTTATAGGTAGAACTGCAAGGGTATATATAAATGGTGAAAGTAATAATAAATTTGAACCAATATATATGGGAATTATTGCAGTAGTGGTATCTATAATTATTTTCTATTTAGTTTCAAATTTTGTTTTTGGGACCAATATACTAGATAATTTTATAAAAATGATGAAAGAAGCTGTAAATTTTCAACCATCAATTTTAGAGAATGCAGGGCTTGGATTATCTGAAGGTATAAAAGTTGAAGATTTCCTAGATTTAGTTACTAATATGATTCCTGCAATGTTATTTTTACAAGGAATTGTATTAGCATTTGTTATTTATTATATGGAAGTTTTTATATTAAGAAGAACAAGACAATTAAAATTGCAAGCTCCTAAATTTGCAGATTTTTATTTACCAGGAAATGCTATTGTTACATCATTAATGTTGTATTTATTAGTTTTACTTATAGACATGATGGGAATAAAACTTCATACAGACTTAATAATGATGAACTTACAGCTGGTATTTAACTTCTTATTTATAATACAAGGAATAGCAGTAGCTGTATATTACGTAAAGAAATGGTTTAAACAAAATCAAATAAAAAATGTATTTATATCAGGATTGATATTATCTATATTTGGATTTATAGGAGTAACTTTTGTGGGTATGTTAGATAGTATAATTGACTTTAGAAAGGTAAGAAGTGATAAATCCATATAA
- a CDS encoding MazG-like family protein yields MRLDKSSDVTRNVKIMEWMKTELLISVGDLFNLIFKGVKPLDETLQDTLANIIMITYLLAKRLGISFTEIDYKVKEKLKLGINEDHSVERWYGELSELKKHMDNKE; encoded by the coding sequence GTGAGATTAGATAAGAGTTCCGATGTAACAAGAAACGTTAAAATAATGGAATGGATGAAGACAGAGTTGTTAATTAGTGTAGGGGATTTGTTCAATCTTATTTTTAAGGGAGTAAAGCCTTTAGATGAGACACTACAAGACACTTTAGCAAATATAATAATGATAACATACCTGTTAGCAAAAAGATTGGGAATAAGTTTTACAGAAATAGATTATAAGGTGAAAGAAAAGTTAAAACTAGGAATAAATGAAGATCATAGCGTAGAAAGATGGTATGGTGAATTATCTGAATTAAAAAAACACATGGATAATAAGGAGTGA